In the genome of Flaviflexus ciconiae, one region contains:
- a CDS encoding sugar phosphate isomerase/epimerase family protein, with the protein MLLDEYGLKMVLHPHGDSHIETPEEIAKIFEATDPKYVNLCLDSGHIVYGGGDPVELVEKYPERITYVHIKAFDEDITREAHENDWPFGEAVAKGASVRPPAGLPEMKSFIDSLAALDKELYVICEQDCYPCPPEFPKPNAIKMREYLAECGLGLL; encoded by the coding sequence ATGCTGCTCGACGAGTACGGCCTGAAGATGGTTCTCCACCCCCACGGTGACTCCCACATTGAGACGCCCGAAGAGATCGCAAAGATCTTCGAGGCAACCGATCCCAAGTACGTCAACCTCTGCCTCGACTCCGGTCATATTGTTTATGGCGGTGGCGACCCGGTCGAACTCGTAGAGAAGTACCCCGAGCGGATCACTTACGTCCACATCAAGGCATTCGATGAGGACATTACCCGCGAGGCGCACGAGAACGATTGGCCGTTCGGCGAGGCAGTTGCCAAGGGTGCATCCGTCCGTCCACCGGCCGGCCTGCCTGAGATGAAGTCGTTCATTGACTCGCTCGCAGCCCTCGACAAGGAGCTCTACGTGATCTGTGAGCAGGACTGCTACCCCTGCCCGCCCGAGTTCCCCAAGCCCAACGCAATCAAGATGCGCGAGTACCTGGCCGAGTGCGGTCTGGGACTCCTCTAG
- a CDS encoding sugar phosphate isomerase/epimerase family protein — protein MFDMTSKAKNTKDPKYSKLTIGVCPDQWGVWFPEDEKQMDPRQAMQEMAEAGFEVLETGPYGYFPKDPKELQSWADDFGMKIVAGTGWGILHKEEAWAETEKTFREIAETHAAVGAEYIVHLPRFTATTRHGSGPMIASFPTRPGTSMSKMPTGSAPCCSTSTA, from the coding sequence GTGTTTGACATGACTTCGAAGGCGAAGAACACGAAGGATCCGAAGTACTCCAAGCTGACGATTGGCGTATGCCCCGATCAGTGGGGTGTTTGGTTCCCTGAAGACGAGAAGCAGATGGATCCCCGCCAGGCCATGCAGGAAATGGCAGAGGCGGGATTCGAGGTCCTCGAGACCGGTCCGTACGGATACTTCCCGAAGGATCCAAAGGAACTGCAGTCCTGGGCCGATGACTTTGGTATGAAGATCGTTGCCGGCACCGGCTGGGGCATCCTCCACAAGGAAGAGGCCTGGGCCGAGACCGAGAAGACGTTCCGCGAGATTGCCGAAACGCACGCTGCCGTTGGGGCCGAATACATCGTGCACCTGCCCCGCTTTACCGCGACGACAAGACATGGGAGTGGACCGATGATCGCGTCCTTTCCGACAAGGCCTGGAACCTCTATGTCGAAAATGCCAACAGGCTCGGCGCCATGCTGCTCGACGAGTACGGCCTGA
- a CDS encoding zinc-binding dehydrogenase — translation MSVQIPETMKASVLRDVKKGLQVEEIRTPRPRTGEVLVKVRACGMCHSDLHVIHGDIAFPLPAVLGHEVSGEIVEVGPGNEHTGLEVGQNVSGAFLMPCGQCSACSEGRDDLCGPFFDMNRLKGQLYDGQTRLFGLDGEEIAQYSMGALAEYCVIPSTSVAPIPDNVDPVAAAIIGCAVLTAYGAVRRGADVRHGESVAVVATGGVGSNIIQISRAFGAKHVIAIDVADDKLEAARALGATHTINSTKEDVREKVFEYTGGRGVDVAFEALGRPETWQSALAALKDGGRMVPIGLGAGVQTADVEINRTVRRSQSIIGSYGARTRHDLPATIDLAAHGIINYKDIVSQHYSLENVAEGYDLLAQGKILGRAVVDMSL, via the coding sequence ATGTCGGTCCAGATTCCCGAAACTATGAAAGCGTCGGTCCTTCGCGATGTGAAGAAGGGCCTTCAGGTCGAGGAGATTCGCACTCCCCGCCCACGAACAGGAGAGGTCCTCGTTAAGGTACGGGCCTGCGGCATGTGCCACTCCGACCTCCACGTCATTCACGGTGACATTGCCTTCCCGCTCCCCGCGGTTCTCGGTCATGAAGTATCCGGTGAAATTGTCGAGGTCGGCCCCGGCAACGAGCACACCGGCCTCGAGGTTGGGCAGAACGTTTCCGGTGCATTCCTCATGCCCTGTGGTCAGTGCTCCGCCTGTTCCGAGGGCCGCGACGATCTGTGCGGTCCGTTCTTTGACATGAACCGTCTCAAGGGTCAGCTCTACGACGGTCAGACCCGCCTCTTCGGTCTCGACGGTGAAGAGATCGCCCAGTACTCCATGGGGGCTCTTGCCGAGTACTGCGTCATCCCCTCGACCTCGGTTGCACCGATCCCGGACAATGTCGACCCCGTTGCGGCAGCCATCATTGGCTGTGCAGTTCTCACCGCCTACGGCGCCGTGCGCCGCGGTGCTGACGTTCGCCACGGCGAGTCCGTTGCCGTTGTCGCCACGGGTGGCGTTGGCTCCAATATCATTCAGATCTCCCGTGCCTTTGGTGCGAAGCACGTCATTGCAATCGATGTTGCCGACGACAAGCTCGAAGCGGCACGCGCCCTCGGCGCCACGCACACGATCAACTCCACGAAGGAAGACGTGCGCGAGAAGGTCTTTGAGTACACCGGTGGCAGGGGAGTGGACGTGGCCTTCGAGGCCCTCGGACGCCCGGAAACATGGCAGTCTGCTCTTGCTGCACTGAAGGACGGTGGCCGCATGGTGCCGATCGGCCTCGGTGCCGGCGTACAGACCGCCGACGTGGAGATCAACCGCACGGTCCGCCGTTCGCAGTCGATCATCGGCTCCTACGGAGCTCGCACCCGCCACGATCTGCCCGCAACGATCGATCTCGCCGCCCACGGCATCATCAACTACAAGGACATCGTCTCCCAGCATTACTCGCTTGAGAATGTTGCAGAAGGATACGACCTGCTCGCCCAGGGCAAGATCCTCGGCCGCGCAGTCGTCGACATGAGCCTGTAG
- a CDS encoding sulfite exporter TauE/SafE family protein, translating into MIIPDLAPLAWAGLVFATLFVGIGKTALPGIVTLSVAIFAAILPARESTAALLILLLVGDLIAVWIYAKDADWAILKKLIPSVVVGVALGTAFLYFVSDGVMRRSIGIILLILTALTLLLMRRGTAETIKEFFARRSIRSLYGALGGFTTMAANSGGPVMNLYFIASGFDMRRFLGTQAWFFFTVNVIKLPFSAGIGLMTSEVLSIAALMIPIVIVGAIIGRLIVKRINQKLFNAIIIGLTIVSAVYLVF; encoded by the coding sequence GTGATTATTCCGGATCTGGCTCCTCTTGCATGGGCTGGCCTCGTATTCGCCACGCTCTTCGTCGGTATCGGCAAGACCGCACTTCCGGGAATCGTCACCCTCTCTGTCGCGATCTTTGCGGCGATACTGCCAGCCCGCGAATCAACGGCGGCGCTCCTGATCCTGCTTCTCGTCGGAGACCTGATAGCGGTCTGGATCTACGCGAAGGATGCTGACTGGGCAATACTGAAGAAGCTCATCCCCTCCGTCGTTGTCGGCGTGGCGCTGGGAACGGCCTTCCTTTATTTCGTGAGCGATGGAGTCATGCGCCGCTCGATCGGCATCATCCTTCTCATCCTCACTGCGCTCACTCTTCTACTCATGAGGCGAGGAACGGCGGAAACCATCAAGGAGTTCTTTGCTCGCAGGTCGATCCGCTCCCTCTACGGGGCGCTTGGCGGGTTTACGACGATGGCGGCGAACTCGGGCGGCCCCGTCATGAATCTCTACTTCATTGCCTCCGGTTTCGACATGAGGCGGTTCCTCGGAACCCAGGCCTGGTTCTTCTTCACCGTCAATGTCATCAAGCTGCCGTTCTCCGCTGGTATCGGCCTCATGACATCCGAGGTCCTCTCCATCGCCGCCCTCATGATCCCCATTGTCATCGTCGGTGCCATCATCGGGCGGCTTATCGTCAAGCGCATCAACCAAAAACTCTTCAACGCGATCATCATCGGCCTGACCATCGTCTCTGCCGTCTACCTGGTGTTCTAA